One window of the Anabaena sphaerica FACHB-251 genome contains the following:
- a CDS encoding DNA-3-methyladenine glycosylase family protein: MYSVAITTLKQDSILAEVILHVGECRLNQVQQTGDLLDCLCRSIIYQQLSGKAAAAIHNRFLQLYSDSLTASDIINTPDDVLRSVGISRPKISYLKDLAQRFEQLPSLDDLQKMDDESIIKCLTTVKGIGRWTVQMLLIFRLHRWDVLPVDDLGIRNAIRQLYGLADLPNKKTVEQLAQQWQPYRTIACWYLWRSLNNS, from the coding sequence ATGTACTCAGTTGCGATTACAACACTTAAACAAGATTCTATTTTAGCCGAAGTGATATTGCACGTAGGGGAATGTCGGCTAAATCAGGTACAGCAAACAGGGGATTTATTAGATTGTTTGTGCCGGTCAATTATTTACCAACAATTATCAGGTAAAGCCGCTGCCGCTATTCACAACAGATTTTTACAACTATACAGTGATTCATTGACAGCTAGTGATATTATTAACACCCCAGATGATGTTTTACGCTCGGTGGGCATTTCCCGTCCCAAGATTTCATACCTCAAGGATTTAGCACAACGGTTTGAGCAATTACCAAGCTTAGATGACCTACAAAAAATGGATGATGAATCTATTATTAAGTGTTTAACTACAGTTAAGGGTATTGGACGTTGGACTGTGCAAATGTTACTAATATTTAGATTACATCGTTGGGATGTTCTACCAGTAGATGACTTGGGTATTCGTAATGCTATCCGTCAACTCTATGGTTTAGCTGACCTCCCCAATAAAAAAACTGTAGAACAACTAGCCCAACAATGGCAACCTTACCGCACTATAGCTTGCTGGTATCTTTGGCGGAGTTTGAATAATTCTTGA
- the recJ gene encoding single-stranded-DNA-specific exonuclease RecJ, translating to MQWILLETEQIPEWFIQAVKQYTPLSSGIYASQLLWQRGIQSELQLATFVNYQAYQPAKPDEFGQEMGLAMHRLKKAGEAGEKVAIWGDFDADGITSTAVLWDGLGQFFIQNKQLTYYIPNRLTESHGLNLAGIDNLAKQGCQLIVTCDTGSTNIDEIIYAQKLGIDVIVTDHHTLPAERPPVAAIINPRYLPREHPLFHLSGVAVAYKLVEALYETLPDIPQHPLDDLLDLVAVGLIADLVQLNGDCRYLAQVGIQKLQADYKKPVAERRRPGVGRLLELCQKSGDRPTDISFGLGPRINAVSRIHGDASFCVELLTSRDIQRCQQLAEETELANTRRKSLQKDVQNQVFKKLSQLDLSTTSVIVLEDPQWPSGVLGLVAGQVAQETGRPTILLSTENGESQTLLARGSARSINSVDLYQLVKEQAHLLHRFGGHPFAAGLSLLVENIPLFTDAINQKLRQSLGGINLTPTVQADVVVTVADLGKELFLELKILEPCGMGNPVPKLLIKNCWFENAWHRNQQDFKGKKIQYIKTEFDIRDDSSKNSFPGIWWGHYKEELPIGRCDCIAEIDYNSFKKRYEIRLISVRPCADLEVKTEKSAMILDWRNQDYSQFQKNNSILIIKDCPTSWDDLRVWLRRSVYNQQQLAIAWSKPQKQTPNDIWFTLVGIAKFINRTNQLVTRVQLLEKLGISDVSLHLGLKALKYLGFTVQRQDRYLQITWDAIISDENKADNAIKQFLAAVREEQFQKEYFTTVPISMIQAIAYNGLI from the coding sequence ATGCAGTGGATTTTATTAGAAACAGAACAAATTCCTGAATGGTTCATCCAAGCAGTTAAACAGTACACACCGCTATCAAGTGGAATTTACGCGTCCCAATTACTTTGGCAAAGAGGGATACAAAGTGAATTACAATTAGCAACTTTTGTTAACTATCAAGCTTATCAACCAGCAAAACCTGATGAATTTGGGCAAGAAATGGGTTTGGCAATGCACCGTTTAAAAAAAGCGGGTGAAGCTGGTGAAAAAGTTGCTATTTGGGGAGATTTTGACGCTGATGGTATTACCTCAACTGCTGTTTTGTGGGATGGTTTAGGACAATTTTTTATTCAAAATAAACAATTAACTTATTACATTCCTAATCGCTTAACAGAATCTCATGGACTTAATTTAGCAGGAATTGATAATTTAGCTAAACAAGGTTGTCAATTAATCGTCACTTGTGACACGGGAAGTACAAATATTGATGAAATTATTTATGCTCAAAAATTAGGTATAGATGTAATCGTTACCGACCATCATACTTTACCTGCTGAACGTCCTCCAGTCGCTGCAATTATCAATCCTCGTTATTTACCAAGAGAACATCCATTATTTCATCTTTCTGGGGTAGCAGTTGCTTATAAATTAGTAGAAGCATTATATGAAACTTTGCCAGATATACCACAACATCCCTTAGATGATTTGTTAGATTTAGTAGCGGTGGGATTAATTGCTGACCTAGTACAATTAAATGGTGATTGTCGTTATTTAGCGCAAGTGGGAATTCAAAAGTTACAAGCTGATTATAAAAAACCAGTTGCAGAGAGAAGACGGCCAGGAGTAGGTAGATTATTAGAATTATGCCAGAAAAGTGGCGATCGCCCTACAGATATTTCCTTTGGTTTGGGTCCTCGTATTAATGCAGTCAGCAGGATTCATGGTGATGCTAGTTTTTGTGTAGAACTGTTAACGAGTCGAGATATTCAACGCTGTCAGCAACTTGCAGAAGAAACAGAATTAGCGAATACCCGGCGCAAATCTTTACAAAAAGATGTGCAGAATCAAGTATTTAAAAAACTCTCCCAATTAGATTTATCAACTACTAGTGTAATTGTTTTAGAAGACCCGCAATGGCCTAGTGGTGTTTTAGGTTTAGTTGCGGGTCAAGTGGCGCAAGAAACAGGTCGCCCAACGATTTTATTAAGTACGGAAAATGGAGAATCGCAGACACTTCTAGCGCGTGGTTCTGCGCGTTCAATTAATTCTGTTGATTTATATCAATTAGTCAAAGAACAAGCACATTTATTACATCGTTTCGGTGGACATCCCTTTGCAGCAGGTTTAAGTTTATTAGTTGAGAATATTCCTTTATTTACAGATGCCATTAATCAAAAATTACGGCAATCTTTAGGGGGAATTAATCTTACACCCACAGTCCAAGCTGATGTAGTGGTAACAGTTGCAGATTTAGGGAAAGAATTATTTTTAGAACTGAAAATTTTAGAACCTTGTGGAATGGGAAATCCTGTTCCAAAATTGTTGATTAAAAATTGTTGGTTTGAAAATGCTTGGCATCGTAATCAACAGGATTTCAAGGGCAAGAAAATACAATATATTAAAACCGAGTTTGATATTCGGGATGATTCTAGTAAAAACTCTTTTCCGGGTATCTGGTGGGGACATTATAAAGAAGAATTGCCTATAGGTAGATGTGATTGTATAGCGGAAATAGACTACAACAGCTTTAAAAAACGCTATGAAATTAGATTAATTTCTGTACGTCCGTGTGCTGATTTAGAAGTAAAAACTGAGAAATCAGCGATGATCTTAGATTGGAGAAATCAGGATTATTCACAATTTCAAAAAAATAACTCCATATTGATTATTAAAGATTGTCCAACAAGTTGGGATGATTTACGGGTATGGTTGAGAAGGTCGGTTTATAATCAACAACAATTAGCTATAGCTTGGTCAAAACCACAAAAACAAACACCCAATGATATTTGGTTTACCTTAGTAGGAATTGCTAAATTTATAAATCGGACAAATCAGCTAGTTACCCGTGTGCAACTTTTAGAAAAACTGGGAATCAGCGATGTAAGTTTACATTTAGGCTTGAAAGCTTTAAAATATTTAGGTTTTACAGTTCAACGTCAAGATAGATATTTACAAATCACTTGGGATGCAATTATTAGCGATGAAAATAAAGCTGATAATGCTATTAAGCAATTTTTAGCCGCAGTCCGAGAAGAACAATTTCAAAAGGAATATTTTACCACGGTTCCTATATCTATGATTCAAGCGATCGCCTATAATGGTTTAATTTGA
- a CDS encoding GNAT family N-acetyltransferase yields the protein MKAFDETDTIYVRDLGIDDIAPVYHLGEELFTSDLYPYLYRTWDEWEVIGLYNTDPEYCLVAETDSELAGFILGTIISKASWTYGYILWLGVNPKFQRQGVADKLVDKVVARMIEDGARFMLVDTDPTNIPAVKFFNRKGFGNIRQHIFLSMNLSKHPYYGRLIDYEHQKAERAGYRRTRPTIRSRKSEGIPGEVAINPLENESPRDLIINDE from the coding sequence ATGAAAGCCTTTGATGAAACTGATACCATTTATGTCCGGGATTTAGGAATTGATGATATTGCGCCTGTTTACCACTTAGGTGAAGAACTATTTACCAGCGATTTATATCCTTATTTATATCGCACCTGGGATGAATGGGAAGTAATTGGACTTTACAACACAGATCCAGAATATTGCCTGGTTGCAGAAACAGATAGCGAACTAGCAGGATTTATTTTAGGCACTATTATTAGTAAAGCATCTTGGACTTATGGTTATATTTTGTGGTTAGGTGTAAATCCTAAATTTCAACGTCAGGGAGTAGCAGACAAATTAGTTGATAAAGTTGTAGCGCGAATGATTGAAGATGGGGCGCGGTTTATGTTAGTAGATACAGATCCTACGAATATTCCAGCAGTTAAATTTTTTAATCGTAAAGGTTTTGGTAACATCCGACAACATATTTTCTTATCAATGAATTTGAGTAAACATCCATATTATGGCAGACTAATAGATTATGAACATCAAAAAGCAGAAAGGGCAGGTTATAGGCGCACTCGTCCTACTATTCGTTCTCGTAAATCAGAAGGAATTCCTGGTGAAGTAGCTATCAATCCCTTGGAGAATGAATCACCAAGAGATTTAATTATAAATGATGAATGA
- a CDS encoding YdcF family protein, translated as MKHKFTSKSSISWKGKSRKLWRLLQNIAFGLCFILLIWLTFTTITLVSASSQPVDAFFVLGGSIRREIYVAQLAKQSPQIPILISQGSPAPCIWLIFKREAADLQKVWLENCAHSTFENFYYGIPILQRWGVRKVKLITSGTHISRAKLMAQILLGAQGIWVEPDVVQEQGIPGNKEFLIKTGLDVIRSLFWAVFSHFIHPQCSNLTRLVDVDMPAWQQRGFHCEHQGQLKIKAGVRSKTLL; from the coding sequence ATGAAGCACAAATTTACGAGCAAATCATCAATTTCCTGGAAGGGTAAATCGAGAAAATTGTGGCGATTGTTACAAAATATTGCTTTTGGTTTGTGTTTTATCCTGCTGATTTGGCTGACTTTCACCACTATAACCTTAGTTTCTGCTTCTTCACAGCCTGTAGATGCCTTTTTCGTGCTTGGGGGTAGTATTCGTAGGGAGATTTATGTTGCTCAACTGGCTAAACAATCTCCCCAAATACCTATTTTAATTTCTCAAGGTTCCCCAGCACCCTGTATTTGGCTCATTTTTAAACGGGAAGCAGCGGATTTACAAAAGGTCTGGTTAGAAAATTGCGCTCATTCTACTTTTGAAAATTTTTATTACGGGATACCAATTTTGCAACGCTGGGGAGTGCGTAAAGTAAAATTAATTACTTCTGGAACTCATATATCACGAGCTAAATTAATGGCACAAATTCTTTTAGGCGCTCAGGGAATTTGGGTAGAGCCTGATGTTGTTCAGGAACAAGGTATTCCTGGTAATAAAGAATTTTTGATAAAAACTGGATTAGATGTTATCCGTAGCTTATTTTGGGCGGTTTTCAGTCACTTTATTCATCCCCAATGCTCAAACCTAACAAGACTGGTTGATGTAGATATGCCAGCTTGGCAACAACGCGGTTTTCACTGTGAACATCAGGGACAATTAAAAATCAAAGCAGGAGTTAGGAGTAAAACCCTCTTGTAG
- the aat gene encoding leucyl/phenylalanyl-tRNA--protein transferase, with translation MEYDVAAIIRGYAQGYFLMADEYDHLGWYGSKEHTLIPLDEKFRYPKSLKRVLNQERFTVAINRDFLGVVAGCANRKTTWISPELQKIYWLLYQTGYAYSFETWQGDKLAGGILGIVIGGAFIGESMFYNIPEGSKVAMVKLVERLRQRKFLLFDAQMMNPHLERFGAYPISNQEYETLLRQALQIPCSL, from the coding sequence ATGGAATATGATGTTGCTGCTATTATTCGAGGTTATGCTCAAGGCTATTTTCTCATGGCTGATGAGTATGATCACCTGGGATGGTATGGAAGTAAGGAACATACTTTGATTCCCTTAGATGAGAAATTTCGCTACCCTAAATCATTAAAGCGCGTTCTTAACCAAGAAAGGTTTACAGTAGCGATTAACCGTGACTTCCTGGGTGTAGTTGCTGGATGCGCTAACCGTAAAACAACTTGGATTTCTCCAGAATTACAAAAAATTTACTGGCTACTTTACCAAACTGGTTATGCCTATAGTTTTGAAACGTGGCAAGGTGATAAACTTGCGGGGGGAATTTTAGGGATTGTGATTGGTGGTGCTTTTATTGGTGAATCGATGTTTTACAACATTCCCGAAGGTTCTAAGGTAGCAATGGTCAAGTTAGTAGAAAGGTTGCGCCAAAGGAAATTTTTACTGTTTGATGCACAAATGATGAATCCTCATTTAGAGAGATTTGGCGCTTATCCCATCAGTAACCAAGAATATGAGACTTTATTGAGACAGGCTTTACAAATACCTTGTTCTTTATGA
- the rpsN gene encoding 30S ribosomal protein S14, with translation MAKKSMIEREKKRAKLVEKYAAKREELLEEFKSAESPLDKLEIHRKIQQLPRNSAPTRRQNRCWLTGRPRGVYRDFGLSRNVLREWAHQGLLPGVVKSSW, from the coding sequence ATGGCCAAAAAGAGTATGATTGAGCGCGAGAAAAAACGCGCCAAGTTGGTGGAAAAGTATGCTGCAAAGCGGGAAGAGTTGCTAGAAGAGTTCAAATCAGCAGAATCTCCTTTGGATAAGCTGGAAATTCACCGCAAAATTCAACAACTACCTCGCAACAGTGCGCCTACTCGTCGCCAAAACCGTTGCTGGTTAACAGGTCGTCCTAGAGGAGTTTACCGTGATTTTGGACTATCTCGGAACGTTCTCCGGGAATGGGCGCACCAAGGTTTGTTACCTGGGGTTGTCAAGTCTAGCTGGTAG
- a CDS encoding cell division protein FtsX, which produces MLKFFTKLDYLLKETFLGLLRGGWMNWAAVSTMTVLLFLFGLSLQTSWQVERLLNQFGSQLELSVYLKSGIQAVNIEPLVANLPDVAGVEVITKEQAWTKLVKELGLTNIEGANQQLGGNPLVDEMKVKAANPQVVTDLATQLAKLQGVDVVQYVDEAVKRIGQLHQGLSWLTLTITVILTLTAIAVTTTTIRLIVMARRREIEIMQLVGATYAWIYLPFILQGISFGLVGGAIAWSFISVTQQFINRLLVNQPEFIQFISHGLQLTVSQTLLLPLILLGFGASVGLMGSLFAVHRFANR; this is translated from the coding sequence ATGCTTAAATTTTTTACCAAACTAGATTATCTACTTAAAGAAACTTTCCTGGGGTTGTTACGGGGAGGGTGGATGAATTGGGCTGCTGTCAGTACCATGACAGTGTTACTATTTTTATTTGGCTTAAGTCTGCAAACTTCTTGGCAAGTAGAAAGACTTCTCAACCAGTTTGGTAGTCAGTTAGAATTATCAGTCTATTTGAAATCAGGTATTCAAGCTGTTAATATTGAACCACTAGTAGCAAATTTACCAGATGTGGCTGGAGTAGAAGTAATTACTAAAGAACAAGCTTGGACTAAGTTGGTTAAAGAACTTGGTTTGACTAATATTGAAGGTGCTAACCAGCAACTAGGGGGTAATCCTCTGGTGGATGAGATGAAGGTAAAAGCCGCAAATCCCCAAGTTGTAACCGATTTAGCAACACAGTTAGCAAAGTTGCAAGGTGTAGATGTGGTGCAGTACGTAGATGAAGCGGTGAAACGTATTGGACAGTTACATCAGGGTCTGAGTTGGCTGACTCTGACAATTACCGTTATTTTGACTTTAACAGCCATAGCTGTGACTACAACTACTATACGCCTAATTGTCATGGCGCGTCGTCGAGAAATTGAAATTATGCAACTGGTAGGTGCTACTTACGCTTGGATTTACCTACCATTTATTTTACAGGGAATTTCTTTTGGCTTGGTTGGTGGGGCGATCGCTTGGAGTTTTATTTCTGTCACTCAACAATTTATCAACCGCTTACTAGTTAATCAGCCTGAGTTTATCCAATTTATTAGTCACGGTTTACAGCTAACTGTTTCCCAAACCTTACTATTACCCCTGATTCTCTTGGGTTTTGGCGCATCTGTAGGATTGATGGGCAGCTTGTTTGCTGTCCACCGTTTTGCTAACAGGTGA
- the ctpB gene encoding carboxyl-terminal processing protease CtpB, whose amino-acid sequence MNQSAKRHSPLQAALIGGAIATTATISVFGQAWTRCVHAALQDSPKALVDQVWQLVNREYVDGKFNQQNWQAIRQSLLSKDYTSNEQAYVAIREALQRLGDPYTRFMDPKQFETLTNQTSGEVSGIGIRMEINEKTKRLTVVEPIENSPAQKAGIQTGDEILAINDQSTLKMKVDDASNLIRGKAGTSITLRLVRPGKNQFDVKLTRATIEVPTVRYTLKQDGGRRIGYIRLREFSGHAADQMRRAIRELNSQKVDSYVLDLRGNPGGLLQASIEIARMWLDNGGIVKTVDRVGGSEETKANRTALTNRPLAVLVDGNSASASEILTGALKDNNRAVVVGSQTFGKALVQSVHELTDGSGLAVTIAHYYTPKGTDINHKGIIPDIQLDLTEAQERQLAANPNLIGTLSDPQYARAIVALSNSKFAQPLTPPQTSQPLSVRAEDLKF is encoded by the coding sequence ATGAATCAATCTGCGAAACGTCACTCACCGCTCCAAGCAGCCTTGATTGGTGGAGCGATCGCTACAACTGCCACTATATCTGTGTTTGGTCAAGCTTGGACAAGATGTGTTCACGCCGCTTTACAAGATAGTCCAAAAGCGTTAGTTGACCAAGTATGGCAACTAGTGAATCGTGAATATGTTGATGGCAAATTTAATCAACAAAATTGGCAAGCAATTAGGCAAAGCCTGTTAAGCAAAGACTATACTTCCAATGAACAAGCTTATGTAGCCATCCGCGAAGCCCTGCAAAGATTGGGTGATCCCTACACGCGGTTTATGGACCCCAAACAATTTGAAACCCTCACCAATCAAACATCTGGTGAAGTTTCTGGAATTGGCATTCGCATGGAAATAAACGAAAAAACCAAGCGATTGACCGTTGTTGAACCTATAGAGAATTCTCCAGCCCAGAAAGCAGGTATTCAAACAGGGGATGAAATTTTAGCGATTAACGATCAATCCACTCTCAAGATGAAAGTGGATGACGCATCTAATTTGATTCGCGGCAAAGCTGGCACTAGTATCACCTTACGACTGGTAAGACCCGGAAAAAATCAGTTTGATGTCAAGCTGACAAGGGCAACTATCGAAGTTCCGACAGTGCGTTATACCCTCAAGCAAGACGGTGGCCGTCGGATTGGCTATATTCGATTGAGGGAGTTTAGTGGCCACGCCGCTGATCAGATGCGACGAGCTATTCGTGAGTTGAACAGTCAGAAAGTCGATTCCTATGTATTAGATTTGCGAGGAAACCCAGGCGGTTTGTTGCAAGCCAGCATTGAAATAGCGCGGATGTGGCTGGATAATGGTGGCATTGTCAAGACAGTGGATCGTGTGGGAGGTAGTGAAGAAACTAAAGCCAATCGCACAGCCTTGACAAATCGACCCTTAGCTGTTCTTGTAGATGGTAATTCCGCTAGTGCTAGTGAGATTCTCACCGGCGCACTCAAGGATAACAACCGGGCGGTAGTAGTAGGTAGTCAAACCTTTGGTAAAGCCTTGGTGCAATCAGTCCATGAACTTACAGATGGCTCTGGGTTAGCTGTGACTATCGCTCACTACTACACCCCCAAAGGTACAGATATCAACCATAAGGGGATTATACCTGATATTCAGCTAGATTTGACGGAAGCACAAGAGCGTCAGTTGGCTGCTAATCCCAACTTAATCGGGACTTTGAGTGATCCACAATATGCCCGTGCTATTGTTGCTCTCTCTAATAGCAAATTTGCCCAACCCCTAACACCTCCTCAAACTTCCCAACCTCTAAGCGTTCGGGCTGAAGATTTGAAATTTTAA
- a CDS encoding PD-(D/E)XK nuclease family protein, which yields MLSTSTQLFRLSQGHLNLLAACPRKFQHTYLEQLTAPTDPQQEEYQTLGSRFHLLMQQQEMGLPINSFLQADTQLQTWMTDFANVAPEILTPDNDSQTFRDSEHYRTLQIQDYLLTVIYDLLIADQEKAQIFDWKTYPQPPNKSYLAKNWQTRLYMYVLAETSEYLPNNISMNYWFVQAKDQPKNLQFKYDTRKHKQTEHDLNELLSNLTNWLEQYHQKGPFPQEPASKKSCEYCQYAVLCYSQTNNPVEISSQILPNIDNIQEVSL from the coding sequence ATGCTATCAACATCTACTCAACTATTTCGACTTTCCCAAGGACATCTCAACTTACTTGCAGCTTGTCCTCGTAAATTCCAGCATACCTATTTAGAACAACTTACCGCACCCACAGACCCCCAACAGGAAGAATATCAGACTTTAGGTAGTCGTTTTCACCTGCTCATGCAGCAGCAAGAAATGGGTTTACCAATTAATAGTTTCTTGCAAGCGGATACTCAACTGCAAACTTGGATGACAGATTTTGCCAATGTTGCACCAGAAATATTAACACCTGATAACGATAGTCAGACCTTCCGCGATAGTGAACACTATCGGACTTTGCAAATTCAGGATTACTTACTCACAGTAATTTATGATTTATTAATAGCAGATCAAGAAAAAGCACAGATTTTTGACTGGAAAACCTATCCTCAACCACCGAATAAAAGCTATTTAGCTAAGAATTGGCAAACCCGACTTTATATGTATGTTCTGGCAGAAACTAGCGAATATTTGCCTAATAATATATCTATGAATTACTGGTTTGTTCAAGCCAAAGACCAACCTAAAAATCTTCAATTTAAATATGATACTCGCAAACATAAACAAACAGAACACGACTTAAATGAACTGTTGAGTAATTTAACTAATTGGTTAGAACAATATCACCAAAAGGGGCCATTTCCCCAAGAACCAGCATCTAAAAAATCTTGTGAATATTGTCAATATGCTGTCCTTTGTTATAGTCAAACCAATAATCCAGTAGAAATATCGTCTCAAATTTTACCAAATATTGATAATATCCAAGAAGTATCACTTTGA
- the def gene encoding peptide deformylase — protein MPLDIAVEKKKLKNPPLKLHYLGDRVLRQPAKRVTKIDDELRQLVREMLQTMYSEDGIGLAAPQVGVNKQLIVIDCEPDKPDALPLVLINPVIKQVSSELCVAQEGCLSIPKVYLDVKRPQVVEIAYKDEYGRPKTLKADDLLGRCILHEMDHLNGVVFVDRVENSLTLAQELSKNGFSYQAVKPVA, from the coding sequence ATGCCCTTGGATATTGCTGTAGAGAAGAAAAAGTTAAAAAATCCACCTTTGAAGCTTCATTATTTAGGCGATCGCGTCCTGCGTCAACCTGCAAAGCGGGTTACAAAAATAGATGATGAACTTCGCCAACTGGTGCGGGAAATGCTGCAAACTATGTACAGCGAGGATGGTATTGGTTTGGCTGCACCCCAAGTCGGAGTTAACAAACAACTGATTGTCATCGACTGTGAACCAGACAAACCAGATGCGCTTCCGCTGGTATTGATCAACCCTGTCATAAAACAGGTTAGTAGTGAGCTTTGTGTGGCTCAAGAAGGTTGTTTAAGCATCCCTAAAGTTTATTTGGATGTCAAACGCCCCCAAGTGGTAGAAATTGCCTATAAAGATGAATATGGTCGTCCTAAAACCTTAAAAGCTGATGACTTACTAGGGAGATGTATTTTGCACGAAATGGATCACCTCAACGGTGTCGTATTTGTAGACCGTGTAGAAAATTCCTTGACTTTGGCACAGGAACTATCTAAAAATGGCTTCTCGTATCAAGCGGTGAAACCAGTAGCATAG
- a CDS encoding response regulator transcription factor, which yields MSAQLLLVDDEPGLREAVKEYLQESGFSVQVASNAREGWDLMQQNTPDLVISDIMMPQVDGYQFLKQLRDDPRFQSLPVVFLTAKGMTGDRIQGYQAGVDAYLPKPFDPDELIAIVENLLTRRTAQAPAIGEDSENMDIAKLAHEISKIKDLLSPRTGISQSPPPFKIDLTPREQSVLNLVAQGLMNKEIARRLETSVRNVEKYVSRLFSKTGTNSRTELVRFALEHGLAQ from the coding sequence ATGTCAGCACAACTGTTACTGGTAGATGATGAACCAGGGTTAAGAGAAGCCGTCAAAGAATATTTACAAGAAAGCGGCTTCAGTGTTCAAGTTGCCAGTAACGCCCGTGAAGGTTGGGACTTGATGCAGCAAAATACACCTGATTTAGTGATTTCTGATATTATGATGCCCCAGGTGGATGGCTATCAGTTCCTCAAGCAACTGCGAGATGACCCCCGCTTTCAGTCCTTACCAGTGGTATTTTTAACAGCTAAAGGCATGACAGGCGATCGCATCCAAGGTTATCAAGCAGGTGTTGACGCTTATCTACCCAAACCCTTCGATCCGGATGAATTAATAGCCATTGTTGAAAATCTTCTAACCCGTCGTACTGCTCAAGCACCAGCTATAGGTGAAGATAGTGAAAACATGGACATTGCCAAATTAGCCCATGAAATTTCCAAAATTAAAGATTTGTTAAGTCCAAGAACTGGTATTTCTCAATCTCCACCTCCATTTAAAATCGATTTGACCCCCAGAGAGCAAAGTGTATTAAACCTGGTAGCGCAAGGATTGATGAATAAAGAAATCGCGCGCCGCTTAGAAACCAGCGTCCGCAACGTCGAAAAATACGTCAGCCGATTATTTAGTAAAACCGGCACTAACAGCCGTACAGAACTAGTGCGTTTTGCTCTAGAACATGGACTTGCTCAGTAG
- a CDS encoding glycosyltransferase — protein MNHQPVEATTAQSFLPKVSVVIPIYNGEADLPDLLSCLLLQTYPKDQVEYLLVDNNSSDRTLPILQTTAENSPITIRLLSENKIQSSYAARNTGIKAATGEIIAFTDADCRPQPQWLNKLIRPFINSAVVIVAGEIVALPGKSLLEQFADKQETLSQKHTLAHKFCPYGQTANLAIRRQVFTKSGLFRPYLTTGGDADICWRILKANLGKLEFAADAIVQHRHRLTIKELASQWRRYGRSNRYLHELHHIELTREMKTKEYGYILLRWLLKEVPRESIKNIIGKAGFVDFLNTPLGLFTGRERSIGQREAKLPENAHIIEWL, from the coding sequence ATGAATCATCAGCCTGTTGAAGCAACTACCGCCCAAAGCTTTCTCCCCAAGGTGTCGGTGGTGATTCCTATTTATAATGGTGAGGCAGATTTACCAGACTTGCTGAGTTGTTTGTTGTTGCAAACTTATCCAAAAGACCAGGTAGAGTATCTATTAGTAGATAATAATAGCAGCGATCGCACCCTCCCTATTTTGCAAACAACAGCTGAAAATTCCCCAATCACCATTCGTCTTTTAAGTGAAAATAAAATTCAAAGTTCCTACGCAGCCCGCAACACTGGTATTAAAGCCGCTACAGGTGAAATTATCGCTTTTACCGATGCAGATTGTCGTCCTCAGCCCCAATGGTTAAATAAATTAATTCGGCCTTTCATTAATTCAGCAGTTGTAATTGTCGCTGGAGAAATTGTCGCCCTACCAGGAAAAAGTTTATTGGAACAATTCGCAGATAAACAAGAAACTTTATCTCAAAAACATACTCTTGCTCATAAATTTTGCCCCTATGGACAAACCGCAAATTTAGCAATTCGTCGTCAGGTTTTTACTAAGTCAGGTTTATTTCGTCCCTATCTTACCACAGGAGGAGATGCCGATATTTGTTGGCGGATTCTCAAAGCTAATCTGGGTAAATTAGAATTTGCGGCTGATGCTATTGTTCAACACCGTCACCGACTGACAATCAAAGAATTAGCTAGTCAATGGAGGCGTTATGGGCGTTCTAATCGCTATTTACATGAATTGCATCATATAGAATTAACGCGAGAAATGAAAACTAAAGAATATGGTTATATTCTCCTGCGTTGGTTATTAAAAGAAGTACCAAGGGAAAGCATTAAAAATATTATTGGTAAAGCTGGTTTTGTAGATTTTTTAAATACGCCCCTTGGTCTATTTACTGGTAGAGAAAGAAGTATTGGACAAAGAGAAGCAAAATTACCAGAAAATGCCCATATAATTGAATGGTTGTAA